From a single Melospiza georgiana isolate bMelGeo1 chromosome 5, bMelGeo1.pri, whole genome shotgun sequence genomic region:
- the MRPS26 gene encoding 28S ribosomal protein S26, mitochondrial, with product MLRALRRCRPGPVPLPGLGPGPGPGSFPGLCPAWGPRAVPARGRKTRHDPPAKSKVGRVKLPPPVDPEELLVVQERYRQHRLVLSALRAEFRAEVLQKKREERLTAEGSPEELEEHRRLMAWNEEENGRQRARREERLRREEEEQKRRKSEIAEKQARKMEAFLEEKEKEVLQLQEEAKNFITPENLEARIEECLDKPRNYNFAIDRDGRVVRRTLLS from the exons ATGCTGCGGGCGCTGAGGCGCTGCCGCCCGGGGCCCGTCCCGCTCCCGGGGCTCGGCCctggccccggccccggctccttCCCGGGGCTCTGCCCCGCCTGGGGCCCGCGGGCGGTGCCGGCGCGGGGCCGCAAGACCCGGCACGACCCCCCCGCCAAGTCCAAGGTGGGCCGGGTGAAGCTGCCGCCGCCCGTGGACCccgaggagctgctggtggtgcaGGAGCGGTACCGGCAGCACCGGCTGGTGCTCAGCGCCCTCCG GGCGGAGTTCAGGGCCGAGGTGCTGCAGAAGAAGCGGGAGGAGCGCCTGACCGCCGAGGGCTCGccggaggagctggaggagcaccGGCGGCTGATGGCCTGGAACGAGGAGGAGAACGGGCGGCAGAGGGCCCGCAG AGAGGAGAGACTcaggagagaagaggaagagcagaagaggaggaaatcaGAGATTGCAGAGAAACAGGCCAGGAAAATGGAGGCtttcctggaggagaaggagaaggaggttCTCCAGCTGCAG GAGGAAGCCAAAAACTTCATCACCCCCGAGAACCTGGAGGCTCGGATCGAGGAGTGCCTGGACAAGCCCCGCAATTACAACTTCGCCATCGACAGGGACGGGCGCGTCGTCAGGCGCACGCTGCTCTCCTAG